The Nicotiana sylvestris chromosome 6, ASM39365v2, whole genome shotgun sequence genomic sequence ttcccctctaccaacaattccatggcgccacttcccatacttctcaagctccaccacgcaaacaagtcccataccctcccccaccaattacacctgtttttgtggcacctccaacctgctacattacaccaatcttccagtgaacccctgttccaaactcatgacaactagtactatccccctgaacccaccttcaaagttccagaaccatatccttacacccctcatcttgatatcccggtagagaccgagaaaccgcccaaaaatctcgagcatgaagagatgatcagaaaggtcaaaagcttagagcaatcgttccgagatataagggggctgggaggtcaagtgagtgtagcctataaggatttatgtctgttcccagatgttcagttgcaagcagggttcaaaatgcccaagtttgatctgtatgattggcatggtgacccagtagcacacttaagaggattttgtagtaaaatgagaggagcaggtggaagggatgaattgctgatggcatatttcagccaaagtttaagtggatcggccttagaatggtacaccagacaagatcacaacaggtggtacacatgggaagACTTGGCCtaagcctttgcctgccattttcagtacaacctcgaaattatcccaaatcgtctgtcgttgacaaagcttgagaagaagcccagtgagagcttcagggaatatggattccgttggagagagaaagcagcgagggttgaccctctgaTGAAGGAAAGCGatatggttgattatttcttgcaggctttggaacccacttatttcggtcacttggtgtcagcagtaggtaagtcctttaatgaagtcatgaaaatgggaggcattgttgaagagggactcaagtccaacaagatcatgagttattcagcaatcaaggcgaCCACTcaagccattcaaaatggtactggggaatgctcgggaagaagaagaaggaggatgttgcgacaattgagtcgggagcttgggttggatctaggaaccttccccgttactacaaccagccgtGACCCTAaaccctatccccaaacttaccccTACACTCCATATAACCCAGCACAACATTATTACCCAccaccagatccccatttttctgtccatcgcgcacaaacctatacccagccgcccgctcactcacaatggcgtgcgccagctccacaaaacccataccaagctccacaaaataacaaCCCACCGTCAAAAGCCCacagaaatcctcctggaacGGGTTTTTGACCTAacaaagcctttaagaatgagaggttgcagaagcaaaagactttcactccattgggagaatcgtatgctagcctattccacagactaagacagttgggtatgttgaatccgatcgaggctaaattgtTGAATCCCCCTCttagaaatcttgaccgctcggtgagttgtgattattgttcaggggccccgagacatgacacagagaaatgctggaaattgaaaatggccattcaagaactcattgacaccaatcggatttaggtccaagctccggaagcgcccaatatcaatcagaatcccttgccagcccatcatgaaacaaatatgattgagatagtgcataggggaggagatcctaagaagccttcgtagaccgtcatgatgattcgggctagtgaagctaGGCCATTTGAAGAGTCAAccagtgagaagtctgtgatcaagttgaacagggcaaataatgaaccatctgtggaggtcaagaggGGGGGTCCttaagtgacgttgcaggaaaacatgaaaaagaaaaagtGGTCGTACCGGGAGTGATGAACAAGCccgtggtaattgtgaagggcacCCCCACAGATCCTGTCGTTATCAAACCGATAACTCAATTACTGATAGTtgacagcaaggcagtcccatggaattatgaacgagtgaccgtgacttacaaaaggaaagaggttaaagaataagtgtgtgagactcatggtttgactcaatcagggagatgctttgcccccgaagagttgagaaaagttaagacctcaaaagataatccagtgttggtgaagaaagcggtgactgaggaagaagcagaggagttcttgagaaaaatgaaagtgcaggactattccattgtggagcagttgaggaaaacaccggctcagatttcattattgtcattattgatccattccgacgagcaccgtcgagctttgatgaagatcttgaacgaggctcacgttcctgacaaaatctcagtaaaccacttggaaaagatagctaacaagatatttgaggtaaacagagtcactttttctgatgatgagttgcccgtggaggataccgagcacaatagatccctctatctgacggtgaaatgcgaagattccgtggttactcgggtactggttgacaatgggtctagcgcaaacatttgtcctcactccacattgaacaagctgcaagtggaggatgagagaattcacaagaacagtatttgcgttcagggattcgacggtggagggaaagattcagtcggggacatagtgcttgagctcacaatagggccagttgaatttactatggaattccaggtgctcgatatggctgtttcgtacaatctgctgttgggacgaccctggatccatgctgccaaagcagtcccgtctactctgcatcaaatgttcaagtttgaatgggatcgacaggaaattgttgtacacggcgaagataatttgtgtgttcccaatggcgccattgttccgttcatagaggttgacgatggcaagggaccatgggtttattgggtttttgacacagtatcggtagagaaaatttcgGAAGGAAAGCGCGCTCCAACTCTAAAGATGGTTGTTGCATCAGTTATagtagctgttgaaatgttgaaaaatgatttcgtaccgggcaagggtttgggtgcatctctgcaaggtattgtgtagccagtttctcttccaaagaatctggatacttttggtctggggttcaagcctaccgttgcagacgtgagaagagctagaaaaatgaaacagaaagcatgggcatcgCCAAAGCCAATCCTGcgtctgtccagatcattcgtcaggccgggtatcagaaagcaactgttgtcaaaggttcctagaccactgattggtgccgatggagacttggagaaggggttcgaaaggttattcgctgAGGTTAACATGGTTCAGGCTGGGTAAGGGTCCAAcagggcagatgtgcaattcgtgggaccacgtgcgaaagtcaacaactgggaagctactcctcttcctatccggagggagtcttggtagtgggttttgattttcttttgttgtctggattactccagggtctgtaattcagatattatgttccgtccagttggatgtgttaaaaccgtattatttttaaattcaatgaaatgcaattgttcattttccttcatttcttctaattttatttttgttttcttcttttgtacagttctttttatgctgatatcaacgacatgacatgcatgaggaatctttggctcagttttaaaagccaatctaactctgaaataacaatacaagaaattgattgtgatgacgagttggaatttgatgatgatgaggcctattaaaaaattagtaaggaactaagtcattttgaggaaaagcccaaacctaatttgaacgatatagaagcagttaatctaggggaccaagaaaatgtttgtgaaactaagataagtgtacatctggaacctcaactcagggaggagataattaaagcattgttcaaatacaaagatgtttttttaTGGTcctacgatgacatgccgggtctaagcactaatttagtggttcacaagttgcccactgacccggcattccctcctgtcaaacagaagctgagaaagttcaaaacggatatgagtgtaaagatcaaggaagaggtcaccaagcagttcgatgccaaagtcattcgggtcacccggtatcccacctggttagccaatgttgtaccTGTACctaagaaggatggcaagaccagggtgtgtgttgactatcgggatctcaacaaggcgagtccaaaacacaatttcccattgccgaacatccatatcttgatctataattgtgccaaacatgagattggttcttttgtggattgttacgtgggttatcatcagatcttaatggacgaggaagatgcagaaaagacggcattcatcaagccgtggggaatgtactgctactgggtcatgccatttggcttgaagaatgttggggcaacctacatgagggcaatgacaataatattccatgatatgatacaccaagaAATCggggtgtacgtggatgatgtgatcgtgaagtctagaaagcagtctgaccatgtctgggatctgaagaagttttttcgaaggcttcgcaggtacaatctcaagcttaatcctgcaaagtgtgcttttggtgtgccgtctggaaagttgttggggttcgtagtcagccgccggggcattgaactggatccatcgaaagtcaaggccatccaagaattgccacctccgagaaataagaccgaggtgatgagtttgttggggagattgaattatatcagcaggttcatcgctcagctcacaacaacttgcgagcatatcttcaaactgttaaagaaagacattgcggtcaaatggacagatgaatgtcaggaggcatttgataagataaaggggtatttgtcaaatccacccgtgctggtcccgcCATAACCAGGgtgacctttgattctatatttgacggttttggacaattcattcagTTGTGTATTGGGTTAACATGATATCACTAGCAGGGAGGagaaggccatctattacctcagcaagaaattcacgtcgtacgaggttaagtatacttatcttgagaggacatgttgtgccctaacctgggtggcacagaagctaaaacattatttgtcattgtatactacttacctcatatctcgcttggatccattgaagtatatctttcagaagtctATACCCACAGGGAGGCTTtcaaagtggcaaatcctgctcacagagtttgacattgtctacgtgactcgaactgcaatgaaggcacaggccttggcggaccattcgGCCGAGAACCCGATTGATAAAGACTATGAACCTTTGAAAGcttatttccccgatgaagaggtgatgtacaTTGACGAGTTAGAGCaagttgagaagccgggatggaaacttttctttgatggggctgcaaacatgaagggcgtaaggataggagcagtacttatttctgaaacaaggcagcaataccctgttacggctcagcttcgtttttactgtaccaacaacatggctgagtacgaggcatgcattctgggtttgaggttagatatggatatgggtgtccaggaagtcttggtcttaggtgactcggacctcctggtgcaccagattcagggagaataggaaacatgggatttgaaactcataccgtacagacaatgtttgcatgatctttgtcaacggtttcagtcaatagaatttaggcatatcccaaggatccataataaagtcattgatgctttggctactctggcgtcaatatTACACCATCCAGATagggcttatgtggaccctttgcagattcaggtccgtgattagcatgcttactgtaatatggtagaagaagaacttgatggggagccatgtttccatgatatcaaagaatacctccggatgggggtatatccgatacaggccacaggtgatcagaaaagaacaattcgacgattggcaagcggatttttcttcattggaggggtgttatacaaaagaactccagatcttggattgctaagatgcatagatgccagacaatccacagttatcatgactgaggtacactctggagtttgtggaccgcatatgagtgggtacgttctggcaaagaagattctccgagcaggttattactggctcactatggagcgagattgcatcagttttgtgcgcaagtgtcatcagtgccaggtgcatggagatttgattcattcccaccatctgaattgcatacaatgtcggcaccatggccctttgttgcttggggcatggatgtcattgggccaatcgagttagcagcatcaaacggacacaggtttattctagtagccattgattattttacccagtgggttgaagcgaaaactttcaaatctgtgaccaagaaagcggtggtcgattttgtgcattcaaatatcatctgtcggtttgggattccgaaggtaatcatcacggacaatggtgctaatctcaacagacACCTGATGACGGAAACCTGTCAGTAGTTTAAGATCATACattgcaattccaccccatatctccCCAAAGCGAATGGAgtagtcgaggcagccaataagaacataaagaagatacttcggaaaatggagGAAGGgtccaaacaatggcatgagaagttacctttcgcaTTATTGGGTTATCTCACTAcagttcgcacttcagtaggggctactccttatttgttggtgtatggtacGGAgccagtaatacccgcagaaattgaaatctcatcccttcgaattgtcgctgaggcagaaattgatgacgttgaatgggtcaaaacccgcttggagcaattaagtctgattgatgaaaacaGATTGGTagtagtatgtcatggccaattgtaccaacagagaatggcaagagcatataataagaaggtacgtctacggaagttcgaagtgggtcagttagtgttgagacgtatcttgcctcatcaggctgaagcaaaaggaaagttcgccccaaactggcaggggccatttatcgtaactagagtgttgtccaatggtgcgttatatttgacagatgtggaagggaaATGTGTGGAAATaactatcaattccgatgcagtcaagagatactatgtatgatttctttgtttgtttgtacttgtttgtaattggcatattttgaagattgaaatgacgaaggcgttttgttctgctatctaaaacactttatccctcgtcaccccttttgagccttatttattttctttcttacccctcCTTCGGAGTCAGTAGCGAAGATCATAAgcacaagcatgaaagataagtaaaggaaaaggagaaaagaaaagaacgaaagGGAGAGGAGAAAagtgaaaattgaagaagaaaaaaagagaaaaaacgaagagaaagaaaagaaaaaaaaaggaaaaaaacaacaaaaaaagaaaaagaaagcaaaaagagaaagaaaagaaagagaaaatagaaaatcacaacaacaaagtaattcctatgacatgaactatgttcgaccttattccttttaaggatacgtaggcaacctcacggtttggtctcatcaaacaaaatctaaaatcccccaagcaagaaactggggcagaagttgtggttattGTGAGAAACCTAATTCCGAAAGatgtaattctaacccatttgaattgttttgagccttttatactttTTCTTTCCAACCcggtccaaaagcccacattacggtccaaagaaagaccttctgatcaatctttgGGAAATGCCAAGTagagcaggtaaaggtaattcatgtcaggggcaacactctggttcaagcaggaaaataaaaaggagagagtcttattggtgaaatccttcacaggcaccataaggcgacgggagttgagagaaataaaatgagagtcttattggtgaaaaccttcacaggcaccgtaaggcaacgggagttgagagaaataaaatgagagagtcttgttggtgaaaaccctcacgggcaccttgaggcgaaagtgagttgaaaagtcaacaagtgagaaaggcTTGTTGGTGGAAAACtatttcaaggcaccgcaggatgaataaggtcaaggtttgggtaaagtaatccgGTCATGGAAATTTTGAGGCgacaaagtacggcaactgaaagttgattggttggacagattgggccaattaatctgaaatgcatatcatgatcattggtaccagctgttccactcagataagtttctatttctttttctttttccctttgtagcaGTTATCTGGTTTtagattcttcttatccttaacccgcaaagtcattgcatttcactttcttttgggtttatttgtctaagaggttttaatgtcagtcttgtcccaagtaagtggaaaagagtttcaaagctcactaccaactcccaaaattgcaaatcacaatgtggtcagagcatactaaagacagcatgatgtaagatggggtacaaggaatcaccggaagtttcatcggtggaatgatttggtaatgtcatgggagatgcaaaggttcagataaaggggccagaggtgtgaaacaacaacacgggtatagaacactcggttcatcaaaagGTCGtgggatttgaaagtcagtcagaaagtcaaagcggttcagggtcagttcgggaaagccattcagaacaaaacaatgcagtggagagatcttcagcaagaatgccatcagctaaccaccactttaaactgacaaatttttatttgattgaaacaggggcagaaaattcgtttGCTTCGGAGAAACTCTCTACAGGGGAAAGAGCAAGTAtcaaaacaggtttgaccgtaaactttcaggaccctcctggaaaatgggacctagtttaaagttcaaaaagggcataatttagcataaatgtatcccaaaagaatataagttagcttagaagtttgcatgttcgagatatgattcaattaggagtttccaggaccctcctgaataatgggacttagctgtAAAATTTTTGTTAGAtagcaacatttagcgtaaattttgttgtagggtagtataattcagccataaaagttgtcactcttaagataaaactcgAATTTTGATttgcaggaccctcctgaataatggggagtagtttgaagaccctcttagataacaagatttagcaggagtcacactttagaagatataatgtaGATTTTTAATTGTCATTTAACTAGGAAtttcaggaccccctggataatgggacctagctttaaattcttagtaatacgTGGTAATACGATTTatttttacactcacatctgtacccagccaccaaactagggcaggaaaattttcttcattttgtctatttttgaagtcaggaacccgcctggagagcagggaatacatttcaagttgaagtcaggagcccgcctggagagcagggaatatatttcaagttgaagtcaggagcccgcttggaaagcagggaatactttcaagcgtagcaatcaggagcccgcctggagaacaagggagtacaatttaaattttaggtgTCGAAttctttgttgaagtcaggagcccgcctggagagcagggagtactttcaaattagcagtcaggagcccgcctagagagcagggaatactttcaaatacatgcagttaggagcccgcctagagagcggggaatacatttcaagttgaagttaggagcccgcctggagagcaggaaatactttcaagcgtagcaattaggagcccgcctggagaacaagggagtacaatttaaattttagctgtCGAATTCTttgtgaagtcaggaacccgcctggagagcagggagtactttcaagttgaagtcaagagcccgcctagaaagcagggaatactttcaggtttagcagtcaggagcccgcttggagaataagggagtacaattcaagttttggtttttcaaaattctcattgatattcggtaatgtgattcgttttacactcaCACATGGGCCCAGCCACCAAACAGGGGTAGAAAGTTCTCTTtgttttttgtctattttgctgaagtcaggagcccgcctggatagcatgggagtacactcacgttttgaagtcaagaACCCGCCTGGATAGCAGGGGAATATATTCATGtttcaaagtcaggagcccacctggacaGCATGGGATTGCATattaagttcagcagtcaggcatccgcTTGGAGAAAGGGaagcatctcagtttacaattcaagacggcaacaaaggaattttaccaagagaatacaagacaacaaggcaacaagaaacagaagatcaagtttgaagatcaaGATAtgattttgtaaagcatagatcatagtctaggcTAGCATCTTTTATTTTTgatatggtgtaataaggggttcagtgagcagcaacagtgaaaatcatagctccatggtagtcccagctaccagacattcctgaactacactgacctgattcctttttagccaaggatatgtaggaaacctcggaAGCAGAgtgcagtcaaatctttcaaaatgcttcccacggagtattcaaacaggcaaaaatcgctcgtatccgctcacttatctttgcgcgaaaactcttcgtgtttccgggcaaagaggggcagctgtgagcacgtgatttttgccctatatgaattattccaacaaattcaaaacaaaataatttcttttagtttttgcaattttgttggatttcgtggcattttctgttaattatttgcatttgtatgtgcacgtttattttatttaattcatgaaaaatacaaaaaatatgttgcatctgcatttaggatttaattttataattttagattaattagcaaattagtttgttttataaaaaatgaaaatcacaaaaaataattcattttgcatttttactttttaattttgaattgtataatttttctttaaatttaggatttaattagttaATGTAAATACCATGGtaagtgattaatctaattgtgtaggttaatttagtttaaaaaattattattaattaatttaggttttattttaatttttgaaaagaaaagtattttggaattgaaaaaaaaaaagaaatgaaagaagacCTAAATCTGGGCCAAAACTAATCCAAATTTCCCCAGCCCAAACAAAAACTACCCAATACTCGGCCCAAACCACCCTAACCCGGTCCGGCTTCCCCCCCCCAAACTAAACGACATCGTTTCAATAAgtgttgatctgagccgttgatctccccttgatcGAACGGCTCAGAACTGAAGCCCCAAGAGTATTTAAGTGTCCGAAACCCTTCCCCCCCCCTCAGAACCCCTTGTGTTCAACACCCCCACCAGAAGCACCCCGAAATCCTAGCTAAGTCGCCTCCAAATTCCCCGGCCTcaggtggcggcgccacctccaaacgccaccaaaatcacaccactgAACCGCTTTGACCCCCTCGTTCTGAATCCCCACTCCGTTTCCCTCGAATGTAGCCCAATATTCTCGAATATTAGATCAGAGGATGAACCATAGAATCCCCAAGTCTTAAATCAAGGTTTagttgaagattttaaggctcaGTTCGACTTTAATCGCATGTTTTTGACAAAGAACATACGATTAATCTCGGTTTGGGCCGGAAATTGGAGATGTCAAAGCGTAAAGGCTATTTCGTGTTTGTCCGAGATCCCTAGGTATTCTTCTGGCCCCATTGGTATTTTGTTTCCTCATCCTCaccttcttctattctttctcttattttctgatttttattctgtttcttttt encodes the following:
- the LOC138870434 gene encoding uncharacterized protein, coding for MEEGSKQWHEKLPFALLGYLTTVRTSVGATPYLLVYGTEPVIPAEIEISSLRIVAEAEIDDVEWVKTRLEQLSLIDENRLVVVCHGQLYQQRMARAYNKKGQKIRLLRRNSLQGKEQVSKQDPPE